From Alkalicoccobacillus plakortidis:
CAAGTGTTTTGACCTCTGCGTATGAAGACTGGCAATATCAAACAGAGGATGCAGAAGCTCTTTTTCTCTTTTTTGAAGATGAACCGACAGAAAAGGATGCACTACTTAACAGATTAAACGAAGAGATGGAAATGTATGAGGAAGATGGGGAGGACGCCGCTCAAGTCATTCACCCCGCTTATCAAGAAGATAATTTTGGTAATATAACATTGACCTATGAAGATGGTGGGATGTTTTCTGGAGCAGAATATGAATTGGTCGTAACACCAGCATATATTTCAATGCATGTAGAAAATGAAAATCTGCAATTTTTCTTAAATGACGAAGAAGTTAAACCAACCTCTTATGATGGAACAATGGCTGAATTCGGACCATTCGGACCAGGCTCATACACAATGAGAACGGAGCTTCAATTGGACTATGCAACAGCTACCACTGAGGATGTCACCCTAAACATCTATCATACAGAGGATGAAGTTTCGAGGATAGAAGTTATTGTTCCTGAAGTGAACATGCTTAAAGCAAGATCTAACTATGATGATAGTATCGTCTATTTAAATGATGAAGAAACAGACCTGGTTGTTAATCAAGAAACAGAAGATGTCACAGAACTTCCAGCTGATGAAAGCATGAGTGTATCCTTAGAAAAGGAATTTCCATGGGGTAAAGTGAAATCTGAGGACATGACGTATGATGGCAGTATCTTGCGCTTTGATGAATTTGTTGGAGTACCCGAAGAAGAACGGACAAAAGTCGTTGAACTTCTAGATGAAGCAATGGAACAACGTAGTGAGGTCATCATGAATGGTGACGAATCGGTGCTAACACATGGCAATGATGAATTTAAAGAGAGTGTATTGAGCTCCCATGAAAGCCGAAACGAACGAAGTGAATACAAATCAGAGCATGTACAAACTAGCTTTCTAGTCGATGATCTAAGCATTCCAGTCTTTAATGAAGAAGAAAATCGTTATGAACTTGCGGTAGACATCATTTATGTTATGAACGAGTTAAATCACGGCTCATTTAATCTTGGAAGAGAAGGGTCAGATGGCCAGTTTAACCGTAACCACTTTAGAGGGGTTGTCTATTATGATGA
This genomic window contains:
- a CDS encoding TcaA 3rd/4th domain-containing protein, with the translated sequence MTAETSKKRPGLLIGGIIAVVVFVLLAGGGVFFVTQIGGSSNGEELLTTFEEALNNGDAEALSSVLTSAYEDWQYQTEDAEALFLFFEDEPTEKDALLNRLNEEMEMYEEDGEDAAQVIHPAYQEDNFGNITLTYEDGGMFSGAEYELVVTPAYISMHVENENLQFFLNDEEVKPTSYDGTMAEFGPFGPGSYTMRTELQLDYATATTEDVTLNIYHTEDEVSRIEVIVPEVNMLKARSNYDDSIVYLNDEETDLVVNQETEDVTELPADESMSVSLEKEFPWGKVKSEDMTYDGSILRFDEFVGVPEEERTKVVELLDEAMEQRSEVIMNGDESVLTHGNDEFKESVLSSHESRNERSEYKSEHVQTSFLVDDLSIPVFNEEENRYELAVDIIYVMNELNHGSFNLGREGSDGQFNRNHFRGVVYYDEDWVLETITPEIYHYNSSDETIDTGPGIEEYEANMDSDDDNNDDEEQNENDDE